CCCTCCAAAGTCCCCGCGACGAGTCCGCTCGCGACCGCCAGCACGGGGTCGCCCACGAACCGCACGGCGAGTTCGGGCGTGTGGGCGGCCTGTCCCGGCGCTATCTCGGAGGACTCGAACGCCTCCCCGACGACGCGCTCTTTCAGTTCGACGGGGTTCTCCGGCAGCGACGAGGAGGTGGGCCACTCCTCGCCGAGGGCGCGGAGGACGGCCAGCGCCGTCGTCGTTCCCCCCGGTATCGTCTCGCCGACGACGAGTTCCTCGTCGGGGAGCGACCGGCCGAACTGCCGGGCGGCGGCGAACGCGCCGGGCGCGGTCTGCACCGGGTCGGCCTCGCCGATGTCGCGGCCGGGGGCGGCGCCCACGGAGACGGTCGGCGCGCCCGTCGGCCGGGCGAGGCCGCCGTCGACGACGGTGGCGTCGAAGCCGAGCAGTTCGCGGACGGCGCGGGTGACCGCTGCCGGCGTCGGACAGCCGTCGGGGCTGACGGGCGTGACGGGCGCGCGGACGGTGTCGCCGTAGGTCAGAATCTCGGCGTCGGCGCTCGGGGTGTGCACCAGCAGGTCCCGCGTCGCGCCCGCGGCGCTCAGCCCCTCCCGTTCGGCCGTGCGGGTCGTCCCCGCGACGAGCATCAATCGCACATCTCCTCCGCACGTTCGAGGTCCGACGGTCGGTTCACGTTCACCGCGAGGCGGTCGTCGCACGTCAACTGCACGGTGTCCTCCCCGCCGGCGACGACGTTCAGCCCCGTCGGCGCGAGTTCCTCGCCCTCCCGTTCGAACGTCGTGTCCGCGGAGACGCCGAGGCGGCGCTTCAGGTCGGCGGGGACGCAGACGGTGACAGAGCGCGGACACCCCCCGCCGCCGAGGCTCTCCACAATCGCGCCGTCCACCTGTTCGGACGCGAGGAGCGGCAGGTCCGCTGCGACGGTGACGACCGGCTCTCCGACCGAATCGAGCGCGGCGGTCAAGTCGGAGACGTAGCCCTCGCCGGGCGTCTCGACCGCTGATAATCCCATCTCGCGGACGTGCTCTGCGGTCGCGGGCGCGGCGGGCGAGACGGCCGCGTGGACCGTCTCGGCGTCGCT
This Halogeometricum sp. S3BR5-2 DNA region includes the following protein-coding sequences:
- a CDS encoding nicotinate-nucleotide--dimethylbenzimidazole phosphoribosyltransferase, with product MRLMLVAGTTRTAEREGLSAAGATRDLLVHTPSADAEILTYGDTVRAPVTPVSPDGCPTPAAVTRAVRELLGFDATVVDGGLARPTGAPTVSVGAAPGRDIGEADPVQTAPGAFAAARQFGRSLPDEELVVGETIPGGTTTALAVLRALGEEWPTSSSLPENPVELKERVVGEAFESSEIAPGQAAHTPELAVRFVGDPVLAVASGLVAGTLEGETEVILGGGTQMLAVAALVRHAGVVGPLTLATTSYLADDVPELADATAAHDVDLVVTDPGFGGGDGFAASDPGPLSAYADGVAKEGAAMGGALHLAERAGRLDEVTTATLDVLARLRSDDGP
- a CDS encoding NTP transferase domain-containing protein encodes the protein MCGGRGTRLGGAVEKPLVPVRGVPMVERVAAALRESDAETVHAAVSPAAPATAEHVREMGLSAVETPGEGYVSDLTAALDSVGEPVVTVAADLPLLASEQVDGAIVESLGGGGCPRSVTVCVPADLKRRLGVSADTTFEREGEELAPTGLNVVAGGEDTVQLTCDDRLAVNVNRPSDLERAEEMCD